In Vigna angularis cultivar LongXiaoDou No.4 chromosome 8, ASM1680809v1, whole genome shotgun sequence, one DNA window encodes the following:
- the LOC108322652 gene encoding uncharacterized protein LOC108322652 — MPRGTKSENLLFDSEIERTARRNNSRRRRENRKKEARESSLSSNACFSSDQEGKKMEENGENEQRRRTLEDYASVTVPISFNSIAKPVIIAANMEMKPALIHLVQSNQFSGLSHENPYDHLTTFNEYCNTVKMLNVSEEAIRLSLFPFSLAGNAKKWLNSFPEGSLTGWDDVVSKFLQKYFPQSKINKGKQEISSFQQEPEETLSQTWDRFKGLLRKTPIHGFDVPTQLNLFLGGLKSHTKLMLDASAGGNIRWKTPDEAHEIIENMASSDNDVQSERGQNQKKGMFELQSQDALLAQNKIMTQQLESLMKKVSQLQIQNVSQAQHTVQGCELCGGEHQNGQCAIQSNAKEEVNYMGNQGRPGNYGNYNQGWRPHPSMGQASSSRPPQQQFQQQPTLSDRTSKLEETLQQFMQVSISNQKSTEASIRNLETQVSQLAKKLDETSEKKFVAKNEVHSREECNVIITRSGKEVGFDSKEKPTNKEIQVHKEEDQKKVIEEEESRNRKEDGRQKEKVLVKQLPYPKNTSQKDKERQMDRFKKIFNQLEITLPLTEALQQIPAYAKYVKQFLSKKKKYLDEETIEVQGNCSAIMQKSLPPKVKDPGSFTIPCTIGNHDIGKALVDLGASINLMPLSMLKKIGDLEVKSTKMILQMADRSIKHPYGVVEDVVITVDKLKFPVDFVVMEMEEDVKQNEEEKTSSKVKDEVLAITSLPRQVAKLAKKNLNCFNPKVKERDEDKEKQRVHQQIEVKSDELKPGIPVNLKNGLWVIKDIKANGVLEIEAPYSRRIKLVTGKLLRKCWCHERKKNTNIKNPT; from the exons ATGCCACGCGGAACAAAGTCTGagaatttattgtttgattctgAGATTGAAAGGACAGCCCGTAGAAATAATAGTAGGCGTAGAAGAGAAAATCGAAAAAAGGAAGCTAGAGAATCCAGCTTATCCTCAAACGCTTGTTTTTCATCTGACCAAGAGGGTAaaaagatggaggaaaatgGGGAAAATGAACAAAGAAGGCGTACGTTGGAAGATTATGCTTCAGTTACTGTACCTATATCTTTCAACAGTATAGCCAAACCTGTGATAATTGCGGCTAACATGGAAATGAAGCCAGCATTGATACACCTTGTTCAGAGTAATCAGTTTTCAGGATTGTCACACGAAAATCCCTACGATCATCTGACAACTTTTAATGAATATTGCAAcactgttaaaatgttgaatGTGTCAGAGGAGGCAATCAGACTTAGtctttttccattttccttGGCAGGAAATGCCAAGaaatggttaaattcttttcctgaGGGAAGTCTGACAGGTTGGGATGACGTTGTGTCAAAGTTTTTGCAGAAGTATTTCCCTCaatcaaaaataaacaaaggcaagcaagagatatcCTCTTTCCAACAGGAACCTGAGGAGACTTTGAGTCAGACATGGGATAGATTTAAGGGAttgttaagaaagactcccataCATGGATTTGATGTCCCCACTCAATTGAACCTGTTCTTAGGAGGTTTAAAATCTCACAcaaaattgatgctagatgcctcagcaggaggtaACATTAGGTGGAAGACACCTGATGAAGCtcatgaaattattgaaaatatggcatCTAGTGACAATGATGTTCAAAGTGAGAGAGgacaaaatcaaaagaagggaATGTTTGAGTTGCAATCCCAAGATGCCTTATTagcccaaaataaaattatgactcAACAGCTTGAGTCTCTGATGAAAAAGGTATCACAACTACAAATCCAAAATGTATCACAGGCACAACATACTGTGCAAGGGTGTGAACTGTGTGGTGGAGAGCACCAAAATGGACAGTGTGCTATTCAGTCTAATGCTAAGGAAGAGGTAAATTACATGGGTAATCAAGGCCGTCCAGGCAATTATGGAAAttataatcaaggatggagacctcatcctaGCATGGGTCAGGCTAGTTCTagtagaccaccacaacaacagtTTCAACAACAACCTACTCTTTCTGATaggacatctaaacttgaaGAAACTCTacaacaattcatgcaagtatCCATCTCCAATCAAAAGAGTACTGAAGCTTCTATTAGAAACTTGGAGACACAAGTGAGTCAACTTGCAAAGAAGCTGGATGAGACATCTGAAAAGAAATTTGTGGCTAAGAATGAAGTTCACTCCAGGGAGGAATGTAATGTCATAATAACCAGAAGTGGAAAAGAAGTGGGGTTTGATTCCAAGGAGAAGCCGACAAATAAAGAGATTCAAGTACACAAAGAGGAGGATCAAAAGAAGgtgattgaagaagaagaaagtagaaACAGGAAGGAAGATGGAAGACAAAAAGAGAAAGTGTTGGTGAAGCAACTTCCTTATCCTAAAAATACTTCACAGAAGGATAAGGAAAGACAAATGGATCGATTCAAGAAGATATTTAATCAACTTGAGATTACTTTGCCCTTGActgaagcactgcaacaaattcctgcttatgcaaAATATGTGAAGCAATTCCTCAGTAAAAAGAAGaagtatttagatgaggaaacaattgaagtgcaaGGAAATTGCAGTGCAATTATGCAGAAATCTCTACCTCCAAAAGTCAAAGATCCAGGGAGTTTCACGATTCCTTGCACCATTGGAAAtcatgatatagggaaggctctTGTTGACTTAGGTgctagcattaatttgatgcccctATCTATGCTCAAAAAGATTGGTGACCTTGAAGTCAAGTCAACAAAAATGATCTTGCAAATGGCAGATAGGTCCATTAAGCATCCTTAcggtgtagtggaagatgtggtgaTTACAGTTGATAAACTAAAATTCCCTGTTGATTTTGTAGTAATGGAAATGGAGGAAG aTGTGAAGCAAAATGAAGAGGAAAAGACTAGTTCCAAAGTAAAAGATGAAGTTTTAGCAATTACTAGTCTTCCAAGGCAAGTTGCCAAGTTGGCCAAAAAGAATCTTAATTGTTTCAATCCAAAAGTGAAGGAAAGAGATGAAGATAAGGAGAAGCAAAGAGTTCACCAACAAATTGAAGTGAAAAGTGATGAACTCAAACCTGGAATACCTGTGAATCTTAAGAACgggttatgggtcatcaaggACATAAAGGCAAATGGAGTACTCGAAATTgaggctccatattcaagaagaaTTAAGTTGGTGACAGGAAAGTTACTCAGAaaatgttggtgtcatgaaaggaaaaagaacaCTAACATCAAGAATCCAACTTAA
- the LOC108344740 gene encoding 40S ribosomal protein S18, translating to MRATITGRARNGNLIYKSPSPKKMSLVANEDFQHILRVLNTNVDGKQNIMFALTSIKGIGRRFANIVCKKADVDMNKRAGELSAAELDNLMTVVANPRQFKVPDWFLNRKKDYKDGKYSQVVSNALDMKLRDDLERLKKIRNHRGLRHYWGLRVRGQHTKTTGRRGKTVGVSKKR from the exons ATGAGAGCAACAATAACAGGGAGAGCACGGAACGGAAACCTTATATACAAATCCCCTTCACCGAAGAAAATG TCTCTGGTGGCAAACGAGGATTTCCAGCACATTCTGCGTGTGCTGAACACGAACGTAGATGGTAAGCAGAACATAATGTTCGCTCTTACCTCTATCAAAGGTATTGGCAGACGATTCGCTAACATTGTCTGCAAAAAAGCCGATGTCGACATGAACAAGAG GGCTGGTGAATTGAGTGCTGCCGAGTTAGATAACCTTATGACTGTGGTTGCCAACCCAAGGCAATTCAAGGTCCCGGATTGGTTTTTGAATAGAAAGAAGGACTACAAGGATGGGAAGTATTCTCAGGTGGTTTCAAATGCACTGGATATGAAGTTGAGGGATGATTTGGAGCGGTTGAAGAAAATCAG AAATCACCGTGGTTTGAGGCACTACTGGGGTCTTCGTGTTCGAGGTCAGCATACCAAGACAACTGGTCGCAGGGGTAAAACTGTTGGTGTCTCTAAGAAGCGTTAA
- the LOC108343794 gene encoding UDP-rhamnose/UDP-galactose transporter 6: MAPARKAEDKAAVDAAAWMFNVVTSVGIIIVNKALMATHGFSFATTLTGMHFATTTLMTIILKMLGFVQPSHLPLPELLKFVVFANFSIVGMNISLMWNSVGFYQIAKLSMIPVSCLLEVVLDKIRYSRDTKLSIGVVLLGVGVCTVTDVSVNARGFIAAFIAVWSTSMQQYYVHYLQRKYSLSSFNLLAHTAPAQAASLLLLGPFLDFWLTNARVDKYDYKTASSIFIFLSCTIAVGTNLSQFICIGRFTAVSFQVLGHMKTILVLIMGFFFFGKENLNLQVVFGMFIAIVGMIWYGNASSKPGGKERRGHSLPTNKTET, encoded by the exons ATGGCTCCAGCTCGCAAGGCTGAGGATAAGGCGGCGGTGGATGCAGCTGCATGGATGTTCAATGTTGTTACATCTGTTGGAATTATCATTGTAAACAAAGCTTTGATGGCCACTCATGGCTTCAGTTTTG CTACAACATTAACAGGCATGCACTTCGCTACCACAACTTTAATGACAATCATACTAAAGATGCTGGGATTTGTCCAGCCTTCTCATTTACCCTTGCCAGAACTCTTAAAATTTGTTGTCTTTGCCAACTTCTCTATTGTTGGAATGAATATTAGTTTAATGTGGAACTCAGTTGGATTTTATCAA ATTGCAAAGTTAAGTATGATCCCTGTATCATGCCTGTTGGAAGTTGTTCTCGACAAGATTCGGTATTCAAGAGACACGAAACTGAGCATAGGTGTTGTTCTTTTGGGTGTTGGTGTTTGCACTGTTACTGATGTGAGTGTTAACGCTAGAGGATTCATTGCTGCCTTCATTGCAGTGTGGAGCACTTCTATGCAACAATAT TATGTTCATTATCTTCAAAGGAAGTATTCTCTAAGTTCTTTCAACCTATTGGCACATACAGCACCTGCACAGGCCGCATCACTACTGTTATTAGGACCTTTTCTAGATTTTTGGTTGACAAACGCAAGAGTTGACAAATATGACTATAAGACTGCCTCGTCG ATATTCATATTTCTGTCATGCACCATTGCAGTTGGTACCAACCTAAGCCAATTTATCTGCATCGGCAGATTCACTGCTGTTTCCTTTCAAGTACTGGGACATATGAAGACAATACTTGTTTTAATCATGGGGTTCTTTTTCTTTGGTAAAGAGAATCTCAATCTCCAAGTGGTTTTTGGAATGTTTATAGCTATAGTTGGAATGATTTGGTATGGCAATGCCTCATCCAAACCTGGTGGAAAGGAGCGCCGGGGCCATTCTCTTCCTACCAACAAAACAGAAACATGA